The following coding sequences lie in one Mesorhizobium sp. NZP2298 genomic window:
- a CDS encoding LacI family DNA-binding transcriptional regulator, translating into MASLTAGNRRPVRLADIAKAAGVSHGTASNVFSRPEIVREEVRERVKAAAEAMGYGGPDPKGRLLRAGKVNAIGVATAEPLSYFFDDPFARVMMASISQACDATGAGISLVSAANNEQLAWNIQSALVDGFIVFCIEGGSRLVELARERKLPFVALDLDSEDGAVAAIGVDNIAGASLAARHLTDLGHRRFAVLALPFVDGRTGLVSPEQVRSATYAGTRDRLTGYLQELSRVGVDTSTVPVYETANDAASTREALETIFAAKEPPTAILAMSDKIALVTLEWLSAREFSVPNDVSVIGFDGVPESAVSEPPLTTIAQPIAEMGRLAVKAILESDGKVSRQLLPVKLVVRASSVPPRG; encoded by the coding sequence ATGGCGTCACTCACCGCAGGCAATCGAAGACCCGTCCGGCTGGCCGATATCGCCAAGGCCGCCGGTGTTTCGCACGGCACCGCATCCAATGTCTTCAGCCGCCCCGAGATCGTGCGCGAGGAAGTCCGCGAGCGGGTCAAGGCGGCCGCCGAGGCGATGGGTTATGGCGGGCCGGATCCCAAGGGCCGATTGTTGCGGGCAGGCAAGGTCAACGCCATCGGCGTCGCCACCGCCGAACCCCTCTCCTACTTCTTCGACGATCCTTTTGCGCGGGTCATGATGGCGAGCATCTCGCAGGCCTGCGATGCAACAGGAGCCGGCATTTCCCTGGTCTCGGCAGCCAACAACGAACAACTTGCCTGGAACATCCAGAGTGCCCTGGTCGACGGCTTCATCGTCTTCTGCATCGAAGGCGGCTCGCGGCTGGTGGAACTGGCACGCGAGCGCAAACTGCCCTTCGTGGCGCTCGACCTGGACTCCGAGGATGGGGCGGTCGCGGCGATCGGTGTCGACAACATCGCCGGCGCCAGCCTGGCGGCCCGCCATCTCACGGATCTCGGACATCGCCGCTTTGCCGTTCTGGCACTGCCTTTCGTCGACGGCAGGACGGGTCTCGTTTCACCCGAGCAGGTTCGCTCAGCGACCTATGCGGGCACGCGCGACCGGCTCACCGGCTATCTCCAGGAGCTTTCGCGGGTTGGCGTCGATACATCCACAGTGCCCGTCTACGAGACCGCCAACGACGCGGCCAGCACGAGAGAGGCACTCGAAACCATCTTCGCGGCCAAGGAGCCGCCCACTGCCATCCTGGCGATGTCGGACAAAATAGCCCTGGTGACGCTCGAATGGCTGAGCGCGCGCGAGTTCAGCGTCCCCAACGATGTTTCCGTCATCGGGTTCGACGGCGTTCCGGAGTCCGCCGTGTCCGAGCCGCCCTTGACCACGATCGCTCAGCCGATAGCCGAAATGGGCCGCCTTGCCGTCAAGGCGATCCTGGAGAGCGACGGCAAGGTCAGCCGGCAGTTGCTGCCGGTCAAACTGGTTGTGCGGGCCTCGTCGGTTCCGCCGCGCGGCTGA
- a CDS encoding OpgC family protein, with product MTTPVSPERDTRIDVLRALALIIIFIDHVPGTAFEAFTYKNFGFSDAAEAFVLISGISVALAYGTKFHSGGRLLATLKMWRRAGMLYIAHIVTTMVVIALFCTVAVFTRRPELLKLINIEPLMKNTPEALVGIVTLGHQLGYNNILPVYAALLLMAPAFVLSISYRPVAALVVSGALWLVAGIWQIAPPNYPEPGFWFLNPLSWQFLFNIGLAAMLHVRRGGVIPINRWLVGAAAAYVLTALIWVHSPLWGQITWFKLPVVIGGFDKTFLSLPRLLHILAVSYLIVALPALSNLFRTSPDHPLAILGKRSLPVFIAGTVIAMVAQVMKLINPGGFAYDSLLLSAGIAMQFALAFYLEWLSTISASGKVRTTQKDVTPARASFGISAMARANR from the coding sequence ATGACTACCCCTGTCTCGCCCGAACGCGATACGCGTATCGATGTGTTGCGCGCGCTTGCGCTGATCATCATTTTTATCGACCACGTGCCGGGCACGGCTTTCGAGGCCTTCACCTACAAGAATTTCGGTTTCTCGGACGCGGCGGAGGCGTTCGTGCTGATTTCCGGCATCTCGGTGGCGCTGGCCTACGGCACGAAGTTCCACTCGGGTGGCCGGCTTTTGGCCACATTGAAGATGTGGCGGCGGGCAGGCATGCTCTATATCGCCCATATCGTCACGACCATGGTGGTGATCGCCTTGTTCTGTACCGTGGCCGTGTTCACAAGGCGGCCGGAGTTGCTGAAACTGATCAACATCGAGCCCTTGATGAAGAACACGCCGGAAGCGCTGGTCGGCATCGTCACGCTCGGCCATCAGCTTGGCTACAACAATATCCTGCCGGTCTATGCCGCGCTGCTTCTGATGGCACCGGCCTTCGTCCTGTCCATCAGCTACAGGCCTGTCGCGGCGCTTGTCGTGTCCGGTGCGCTGTGGCTGGTCGCCGGCATCTGGCAGATCGCCCCGCCCAATTACCCTGAGCCCGGCTTCTGGTTCCTGAACCCTCTCTCCTGGCAGTTCCTGTTCAACATCGGCCTCGCCGCCATGCTGCATGTCCGGCGCGGCGGTGTCATTCCGATCAACCGCTGGCTGGTTGGCGCCGCCGCGGCCTATGTGCTGACGGCGCTGATATGGGTGCACAGTCCGCTCTGGGGCCAGATCACGTGGTTCAAGCTGCCGGTGGTCATCGGCGGTTTTGACAAGACCTTCCTGTCGCTGCCAAGGCTGCTGCATATCCTGGCTGTCAGCTATCTGATCGTCGCCTTGCCGGCGCTGTCGAACCTGTTCCGCACCAGCCCTGACCATCCGCTGGCGATACTCGGCAAGCGCTCGCTGCCGGTCTTCATCGCCGGCACGGTGATCGCCATGGTCGCGCAGGTGATGAAGCTGATCAATCCGGGCGGATTTGCCTATGACAGCCTGCTGCTGTCAGCCGGCATCGCCATGCAGTTCGCGCTCGCCTTCTATCTCGAATGGCTGTCGACCATCAGCGCATCGGGCAAGGTCCGTACGACGCAAAAGGATGTCACGCCGGCGCGTGCGTCCTTCGGCATCTCCGCCATGGCAAGAGCCAATCGCTGA
- a CDS encoding alpha/beta hydrolase, whose product MTGNSTENSPLLKDLAFAYRLLGAGGNSRECLFLLHGSGVDETTLAPLARRIAPDAMVIAARGRIPQEDGFRWFERITPTRFEQESILAETAAFAAFASEAAKRHGLDLDHATFLGYSNGANLVSSLMLLHPGIVRRAVLLRPMPVLDHVPATDLAGIPTLIIAGAADETYGPFAPALVTLLSRHGAAIDARIIPSGHEIGDPDAAIVRQWLAGSAAVA is encoded by the coding sequence ATGACCGGCAACAGCACCGAAAACAGTCCCCTGCTCAAGGATCTGGCCTTTGCCTATCGTCTCCTGGGCGCCGGCGGGAACAGCCGCGAATGCCTTTTCCTGTTGCATGGATCGGGTGTCGACGAGACCACCCTGGCGCCGCTGGCAAGACGCATCGCACCCGACGCCATGGTGATCGCGGCGCGTGGGCGTATCCCCCAGGAGGACGGTTTTCGCTGGTTCGAGCGTATAACCCCGACGCGCTTCGAACAGGAAAGCATCCTGGCCGAAACGGCTGCCTTCGCGGCATTCGCAAGCGAGGCCGCCAAGCGCCATGGGCTTGATCTCGATCACGCGACATTCCTCGGCTATTCGAACGGGGCCAATCTGGTTTCGAGCCTGATGCTGCTCCATCCGGGCATCGTCCGCAGGGCGGTGCTGCTAAGGCCAATGCCTGTACTCGACCATGTGCCCGCGACGGACCTCGCTGGAATACCGACGCTGATTATCGCTGGCGCCGCCGACGAGACCTACGGGCCCTTCGCGCCGGCACTGGTGACGCTGCTCAGCCGGCACGGCGCCGCCATCGACGCCCGGATCATTCCCTCGGGCCATGAAATCGGTGATCCGGACGCCGCTATTGTCAGGCAATGGTTGGCGGGATCGGCTGCCGTGGCGTAG
- the sthA gene encoding Si-specific NAD(P)(+) transhydrogenase produces the protein MDYEMLVIGSGPSGRRAAVQSAKLGKSVLVVDRGRRLGGVSVHTGTIPSKTLRETVLNLSGWRERGFYGRGYRVKQDISVGDLIERLHKTLDHEVEVLQHQFMRNTVKSARAAVKFLGPNKVSLTSDNGDYSEVGFANALIAVGTRPHRPRDVPFDKTRVFDSDEMLELDRLPRTLTVIGGGVIGVEYATIFSALDVPVTLVEPRNSILDFVDREIVDDFIHQMRDRGMTIRLGSAVKEIRSKPEAAEVELADGRTIRSEVVLYAAGRTGNIGSLGLDVVGIEADSRGRIKVDPQTFQTSVPNIYAAGDVIGFPSLASTSMEQGRVAACHAFGVTLPPPPETFPYGIYAVPEISTVGQSEEQVRQSGGAYEVGVARFRETSRGHIMGVDTGFLKLLFSIETRRLLGAHIVGEGATELIHIGQAVINLGGTVDFFVNNTFNYPTLAEAYKIAGLDAWNRMGR, from the coding sequence ATGGACTACGAAATGCTGGTCATCGGCAGCGGCCCCTCCGGACGCCGCGCCGCGGTGCAGTCGGCCAAACTCGGCAAATCGGTGCTGGTGGTCGATCGCGGCCGGCGTCTCGGCGGCGTCTCGGTGCATACCGGCACCATCCCCTCGAAAACGCTGCGTGAAACGGTGCTCAATCTCTCGGGTTGGCGCGAGCGCGGCTTTTATGGACGCGGCTATAGGGTCAAGCAGGACATTTCGGTCGGAGACCTGATCGAGCGCCTGCACAAGACGCTCGATCACGAGGTCGAGGTGCTGCAGCACCAGTTCATGCGCAACACCGTCAAGAGCGCCCGCGCGGCGGTGAAATTTCTCGGCCCCAACAAGGTCAGCCTGACGTCGGACAATGGCGACTACAGCGAAGTCGGCTTCGCCAACGCGCTGATCGCGGTCGGCACCAGGCCGCACCGGCCGCGCGACGTGCCCTTCGACAAGACCCGCGTCTTCGACAGCGACGAGATGCTCGAGCTCGACCGCCTGCCGCGCACGCTGACGGTGATTGGCGGCGGCGTCATCGGCGTCGAATACGCCACGATCTTTTCGGCACTCGACGTGCCGGTGACGCTGGTCGAGCCGCGCAACTCCATCCTCGATTTCGTAGACCGCGAGATTGTCGACGATTTCATCCACCAGATGCGTGATCGCGGCATGACGATAAGGCTGGGCAGCGCGGTGAAGGAAATCCGCTCCAAGCCCGAGGCCGCCGAGGTGGAGCTGGCCGACGGCCGCACCATTCGCTCGGAGGTCGTGCTCTACGCCGCCGGCCGCACCGGCAATATCGGCAGCCTGGGTCTCGACGTGGTCGGCATCGAGGCCGACTCCCGAGGCCGCATCAAGGTCGATCCGCAGACTTTCCAGACCAGCGTGCCCAATATCTACGCAGCCGGCGATGTCATCGGCTTTCCGAGCCTCGCCTCGACCTCGATGGAGCAGGGCAGGGTGGCCGCCTGCCACGCTTTCGGCGTGACCCTGCCGCCACCGCCGGAAACATTCCCCTATGGCATCTATGCGGTGCCGGAGATTTCCACGGTCGGCCAGTCCGAGGAGCAGGTGCGCCAGAGTGGTGGCGCCTACGAGGTCGGTGTCGCGCGCTTCCGCGAAACCTCGCGCGGACATATCATGGGGGTCGACACTGGCTTCCTGAAACTATTGTTCTCGATCGAGACGCGGCGACTGCTCGGCGCGCATATTGTCGGCGAGGGCGCCACCGAGCTCATCCATATCGGTCAGGCGGTCATCAACCTCGGCGGCACCGTCGACTTCTTCGTCAACAACACTTTCAATTACCCGACGCTGGCGGAAGCCTACAAGATCGCAGGGCTCGATGCCTGGAACAGGATGGGGCGGTAG
- a CDS encoding RDD family protein, which yields MNARVLDGEIINTRLDDVRAYEGVRTRRILAFVLDYIIVALLTIPFAILVFFLGLLTLGVGWVLFGVLVPAVAILYIWNTLGSVDQATTGMKIMGIRLDRLDGRPIDGLTAVVHSVLFWAGNVILSPLVLLVTLFSDRKRTLHDLLLGTVVSRTGR from the coding sequence ATGAACGCGCGCGTTCTCGACGGCGAAATCATCAACACCCGGCTTGACGACGTCAGGGCCTATGAGGGCGTGCGCACAAGGCGCATCCTGGCCTTTGTGCTCGACTACATCATCGTCGCCCTGCTCACCATTCCCTTTGCCATACTGGTGTTTTTCCTCGGGCTTCTGACGCTTGGCGTTGGCTGGGTGCTGTTCGGCGTCTTGGTGCCGGCCGTCGCCATCCTCTACATCTGGAACACGCTGGGCAGCGTAGACCAGGCAACCACGGGCATGAAGATAATGGGCATCCGCCTCGACCGCCTCGACGGCAGGCCGATCGACGGCCTGACCGCGGTTGTCCATTCGGTGCTGTTCTGGGCGGGCAATGTCATCCTGTCGCCGCTGGTCCTGCTGGTGACGTTGTTCTCAGACCGCAAGCGCACGCTGCACGACCTTCTGCTCGGCACGGTGGTCAGCCGCACCGGCCGTTGA
- a CDS encoding arginyltransferase — translation MTQHPTQSPQFFLTAPSPCPYLDGQFERKVFTHLVGDKASEMNDLLTQGGFRRSQNIAYRPACETCRACVSVRILAQEFTASRNMKRVLQHNSDLVGAMHNAEPSTEQYSLFRGYLDARHRRGGMSDMTVLDYAMMVEDTHVDTKVIEYRRRGPDSFITGKGQGELIAVALTDKMADGLSMVYSYFNPEFEERSLGTFMILDHIARARAMGLPHVYLGYWVNGSRKMNYKMRFMPQEHLGPKGWERYTNEAVSR, via the coding sequence ATGACGCAGCATCCGACCCAGTCGCCACAGTTCTTCCTGACCGCGCCGTCGCCGTGCCCCTATCTCGACGGCCAGTTCGAGCGCAAGGTGTTCACGCATCTGGTCGGGGACAAGGCGTCGGAGATGAACGACCTCCTCACGCAAGGCGGCTTCAGGCGTTCGCAGAACATTGCCTACAGGCCGGCCTGCGAGACCTGCCGCGCTTGTGTTTCCGTGCGCATCCTCGCCCAGGAATTCACCGCCAGCCGCAACATGAAGCGTGTGCTGCAGCACAATTCCGACCTTGTCGGCGCCATGCACAATGCCGAGCCCTCGACCGAACAATATTCGCTGTTCCGCGGCTATCTCGATGCCCGCCATCGCCGCGGCGGCATGTCCGACATGACGGTGCTCGACTACGCCATGATGGTCGAGGACACCCATGTCGACACCAAGGTGATCGAATACCGGCGGCGCGGACCCGACAGCTTCATCACCGGCAAGGGCCAGGGTGAGCTCATCGCGGTGGCACTCACCGACAAGATGGCCGACGGCCTGTCGATGGTCTATTCCTACTTCAATCCCGAATTCGAGGAGCGTTCGCTCGGCACGTTCATGATCCTCGACCACATCGCCCGCGCTAGGGCGATGGGCCTGCCCCATGTCTACCTCGGTTACTGGGTCAACGGCTCACGCAAGATGAATTATAAGATGCGCTTCATGCCGCAGGAGCATCTCGGCCCCAAGGGCTGGGAGCGCTACACCAACGAAGCGGTTTCACGCTGA
- a CDS encoding DMT family transporter, whose amino-acid sequence MPSHHDHQKGLLITAIGGLTLTVDIPLIRLADGGAWTIMLLRTGTTFVAAMVIWWVWRALSRNAPPLIPGWSGLIVAICYGLTGITFVTAVYHTSTADLVFILAFNTVFAGLLSWIFLRERPRLVTIVAMLIMILGVLVIVGGSVGTGKLFGDFMALCSAFFIAVAITISRASGKDMGFTSLVGVLLPLALAAFMVSGEGFHVNAPWWIIFNGAVIMPISFFCLAAGPKYISGPEVAMFYVLETVLAPVWVWMIFAEAPTRNSLIGGAILIVTLVAHSLWQLHDGRRQRVDLAVHHPV is encoded by the coding sequence ATGCCTTCCCACCATGATCACCAGAAGGGTCTTTTGATCACCGCCATCGGCGGACTGACGCTGACTGTCGACATACCGTTGATCCGCCTCGCCGACGGCGGCGCATGGACGATCATGCTGCTGCGCACCGGCACCACATTCGTCGCCGCCATGGTCATCTGGTGGGTCTGGCGGGCTTTGAGCCGTAACGCCCCGCCGCTCATTCCGGGCTGGTCCGGCCTGATCGTCGCGATATGCTACGGGCTGACAGGGATCACCTTCGTCACCGCCGTCTATCACACCTCGACCGCCGATCTCGTCTTCATTTTGGCCTTCAACACCGTGTTCGCAGGGCTATTGTCCTGGATATTCCTGCGGGAAAGGCCACGGCTGGTGACCATCGTGGCGATGCTGATCATGATCCTTGGCGTGCTGGTCATCGTCGGTGGGTCGGTCGGCACCGGCAAGCTGTTCGGCGATTTCATGGCGCTGTGCTCGGCTTTCTTCATCGCTGTGGCCATCACCATCTCACGCGCCAGCGGCAAGGACATGGGCTTCACCTCACTTGTCGGCGTGCTTCTGCCGCTCGCCCTGGCAGCCTTCATGGTGTCGGGCGAAGGCTTCCACGTCAACGCGCCATGGTGGATCATCTTCAACGGCGCCGTCATCATGCCGATCTCGTTCTTCTGTCTTGCCGCCGGGCCGAAATACATTTCCGGGCCGGAAGTGGCGATGTTCTACGTGCTCGAAACGGTGTTGGCGCCGGTCTGGGTGTGGATGATCTTTGCCGAGGCACCGACCCGCAACAGCCTGATCGGCGGCGCGATCCTGATCGTCACGCTGGTCGCCCATTCGCTCTGGCAACTGCATGATGGCCGCAGGCAACGAGTTGACCTTGCGGTGCACCATCCAGTCTAA
- a CDS encoding AI-2E family transporter: MKESRIQKPERQQRLFGLSTPLRSAVIPPLSAARWLLVLIVAAGVYFFHGFLFPVLAALVIAFASWPLYQRLLAGVGGNRTVAATLAILFILAFLVIPIALAGTYAINEVREWVAWAIETNRHGATTPHWIATMPVIGDWLNEQWTTNFGHPGGIGELIQLVSGANIGSIYRGALAAGGSAFGLLLTLLFMMIALFFAYRDGEHFAGQVDRLGERILPTRWERISRVVPATISSTVTGMTVIAIGEGLVLGIAYWLAGVPSPVTLGALTGVMALIPGGAPLSFTLVSIYLAASGSPMAGLALFLWGAVELFIVDKTLRPKLVGGPIKLPFLPTFFGLIGGVKTMGFLGLFIGPVLMALLVAIWREWLREVELVDELPAGSAAEIEANPQIEVLPEAGAAKKASA; this comes from the coding sequence TTGAAGGAATCCAGGATCCAGAAACCGGAACGGCAGCAGCGCCTGTTCGGCCTGTCGACGCCGTTGCGGTCGGCTGTCATTCCGCCGCTGTCGGCGGCGCGCTGGCTGCTGGTGCTGATCGTCGCCGCGGGCGTCTACTTCTTCCACGGCTTCCTCTTCCCGGTGCTGGCCGCGCTTGTCATCGCTTTCGCCAGCTGGCCGCTCTACCAGCGGCTGCTTGCCGGCGTTGGCGGCAACCGCACCGTCGCCGCCACCTTGGCCATCCTGTTCATCCTTGCCTTCCTGGTGATACCGATCGCGCTTGCCGGCACCTATGCCATCAACGAGGTGCGCGAGTGGGTCGCCTGGGCGATCGAGACCAACCGGCATGGTGCCACCACGCCGCACTGGATCGCGACCATGCCTGTCATCGGCGACTGGCTGAACGAGCAATGGACGACCAATTTCGGGCATCCCGGCGGCATTGGCGAACTGATCCAGTTGGTCAGCGGCGCCAATATCGGCAGCATCTATCGAGGCGCGCTCGCCGCCGGCGGCAGTGCCTTTGGGCTGCTCCTGACGTTGCTGTTCATGATGATCGCCCTGTTCTTCGCCTATCGCGATGGCGAGCATTTTGCCGGCCAGGTCGACCGCCTTGGCGAGCGCATCCTGCCGACCAGATGGGAGCGGATTTCGCGCGTCGTGCCGGCGACGATCTCCTCGACCGTGACCGGCATGACCGTCATCGCCATAGGCGAGGGGCTGGTGCTGGGCATTGCCTACTGGCTGGCCGGCGTGCCGTCGCCGGTGACGCTCGGCGCCCTGACCGGCGTCATGGCGCTCATTCCCGGCGGCGCACCCTTGTCCTTCACCCTTGTCTCGATCTACCTCGCGGCCAGCGGCTCGCCCATGGCCGGTCTGGCGCTGTTCCTGTGGGGTGCGGTCGAGCTGTTCATCGTCGACAAGACGCTGCGCCCGAAGCTTGTCGGCGGACCGATAAAACTGCCTTTCCTGCCGACCTTTTTCGGCCTGATCGGCGGCGTCAAGACCATGGGCTTCCTCGGCCTGTTCATCGGTCCGGTGCTGATGGCGCTGCTGGTCGCCATCTGGCGCGAGTGGCTGCGCGAGGTGGAACTGGTCGACGAGTTGCCCGCCGGCTCGGCGGCCGAGATCGAGGCCAACCCACAGATCGAGGTCTTGCCGGAGGCTGGCGCGGCAAAGAAGGCCAGCGCCTGA
- the parC gene encoding DNA topoisomerase IV subunit A has translation MGKRLLPPQDGGGDHIEPVDLKKALEERYLAYALSTIMHRALPDVRDGLKPVHRRIMHAMRLLRLNPDQGFAKCARIVGEVMGKFHPHGDQSIYDALVRLAQDFSMRYPLVDGQGNFGNIDGDNAAAMRYTEARMTDVATELLAGITEDAVDYRPTYNEEDEEPVVLPGAFPNLLANGSSGIAVGMATSIPPHNAAELCDAALHLIEHRDASVAKLMDFVQGPDFPTGGIIVDSRASILEAYETGRGGFRVRSKWSQEDQGRGTWSIVVTEIPYGVQKARLIEKIAELLMARKLPLLEDIRDESAEDIRVVLVPKSRSVDPGILMESLFKLTELESRFPLNMNVLSRGKVPNVLSLKGVLQEWLDHRRDVLIRRSKHRLGEIERRLEILAGYLIAYLNIDEVIKIIREEDEPKQVMMARWSLTDTQAEAILNMRLRALRKLEEFEIRKEFDGLTTEKKQIEALLASDAKQWSTIKWEVTSIRDKFGPETELGRRRTQFADAPEHDLTDIAHAMIEREPVTVVVSEKGWLRAMKGHLADLSTLTFKEGDSLKLAFHAQTTDKVLVFTTGGKFYTIGADRLPGGRGHGEPIRIIVDMDNDQDIVTAFVHDPKRKLLLASHDANGFIVPEEEVVANTRKGKQVMNVKAPDEAKRCVPVTGDHLAIVGENRKMLVFALSEIPEMGRGKGVRLQKYKDGGLLDLKPFTLETGLSWQDSADRTFTRSREELAEWIGARASAGRMVPKGFPRTGKFG, from the coding sequence ATGGGAAAAAGGCTTTTGCCGCCTCAAGATGGCGGTGGCGATCACATCGAACCGGTCGATCTGAAGAAGGCGCTGGAAGAGCGCTATCTTGCCTATGCGCTGTCGACCATCATGCACCGGGCGCTGCCAGACGTTCGCGACGGACTGAAGCCGGTCCACCGCCGCATCATGCACGCCATGCGCCTGCTGCGCCTCAATCCCGACCAGGGCTTCGCCAAATGCGCGCGTATCGTCGGCGAGGTGATGGGCAAGTTCCACCCGCATGGCGATCAGTCGATCTATGACGCGCTGGTGCGATTGGCGCAGGATTTTTCGATGCGCTATCCCCTGGTCGACGGCCAGGGCAATTTCGGCAACATCGACGGCGATAACGCCGCCGCCATGCGCTACACCGAAGCGCGCATGACCGACGTGGCGACCGAATTGCTAGCCGGCATCACCGAGGACGCCGTCGACTACCGGCCGACCTACAATGAAGAGGACGAGGAGCCGGTGGTGCTCCCCGGCGCCTTCCCGAACCTCTTGGCCAACGGCTCGTCCGGCATCGCGGTCGGCATGGCGACATCGATCCCTCCGCACAATGCGGCCGAGCTCTGCGACGCGGCATTGCATCTGATCGAGCATCGGGATGCGTCGGTGGCGAAGTTGATGGATTTCGTCCAGGGCCCGGATTTCCCGACCGGCGGCATCATCGTCGACAGCCGCGCCTCCATCCTCGAAGCCTACGAGACCGGCCGTGGTGGTTTTCGCGTGCGTTCGAAATGGAGCCAGGAGGACCAGGGCAGGGGCACCTGGAGCATCGTCGTCACCGAAATCCCTTATGGCGTGCAGAAGGCGCGGCTGATCGAAAAGATCGCCGAGCTTCTGATGGCGCGCAAACTCCCGCTGCTCGAGGACATCAGGGACGAAAGCGCGGAGGATATCCGCGTCGTGCTGGTCCCCAAGAGCCGTTCTGTCGATCCTGGCATCCTGATGGAATCGCTGTTCAAGCTCACCGAGCTTGAAAGCCGCTTCCCGCTCAACATGAATGTGCTGTCGCGCGGCAAGGTACCCAATGTCCTGTCCCTGAAGGGCGTGTTGCAGGAATGGCTGGACCACCGTCGCGACGTTCTGATCCGTCGCTCGAAACATCGCCTCGGCGAGATCGAACGGCGGCTGGAAATCCTTGCCGGCTACCTGATCGCCTATCTCAACATCGACGAGGTGATCAAGATCATCCGCGAGGAGGACGAGCCCAAGCAGGTGATGATGGCCCGCTGGTCGCTCACCGACACCCAGGCTGAAGCCATCCTCAACATGCGCCTGCGCGCATTGCGCAAGCTGGAAGAATTCGAGATCCGCAAGGAATTCGACGGCCTCACCACCGAGAAGAAGCAGATCGAGGCGCTGCTTGCATCCGATGCCAAGCAATGGTCGACGATCAAGTGGGAAGTCACCAGCATCCGCGACAAGTTTGGCCCGGAGACAGAGCTCGGCAGGCGCCGCACCCAGTTCGCCGATGCGCCCGAGCACGACCTGACCGATATCGCCCACGCCATGATCGAGCGCGAGCCGGTCACCGTGGTGGTTTCGGAGAAGGGTTGGCTCAGGGCCATGAAGGGCCATCTGGCCGACCTTTCGACACTCACCTTCAAGGAAGGTGACAGCTTGAAGCTCGCCTTCCATGCCCAGACCACCGACAAGGTGCTGGTCTTCACCACTGGCGGCAAGTTCTACACCATCGGCGCCGACCGGCTGCCAGGCGGGCGCGGCCATGGCGAGCCGATCCGCATCATCGTCGACATGGACAACGACCAGGACATCGTCACCGCCTTTGTCCACGATCCCAAGCGCAAGCTCTTGCTGGCCTCGCATGACGCCAACGGCTTCATCGTGCCGGAGGAGGAAGTGGTCGCCAACACCCGCAAGGGCAAGCAGGTGATGAACGTCAAGGCGCCGGACGAAGCCAAGCGTTGCGTGCCGGTCACCGGCGATCATCTCGCCATCGTCGGTGAGAACCGCAAGATGCTGGTGTTCGCGCTCTCCGAAATTCCGGAAATGGGCCGCGGCAAGGGCGTTCGGCTGCAGAAATACAAGGATGGCGGCCTGCTCGATCTCAAGCCGTTTACATTGGAGACGGGCCTGTCCTGGCAGGATTCGGCCGACCGCACCTTCACTAGGTCGCGCGAGGAACTGGCCGAATGGATCGGCGCCCGGGCATCGGCAGGGCGTATGGTGCCAAAGGGCTTCCCTAGGACGGGCAAGTTCGGTTGA